Proteins from one Mesorhizobium sp. M9A.F.Ca.ET.002.03.1.2 genomic window:
- a CDS encoding HPr family phosphocarrier protein, translating to MNAVSAKKDHIVREFPIVNQRGLHARASAKFVQVASGFDASVHVEKDGVKVGGTSIMGLMMLAASPGFSIRVTASGPEAEQVIDALEQLVASRFGEES from the coding sequence ATGAACGCGGTGTCGGCCAAGAAGGATCACATCGTTCGGGAGTTTCCAATCGTCAACCAGCGTGGCCTGCATGCCCGCGCCTCGGCGAAGTTCGTTCAGGTTGCCAGCGGTTTCGACGCCTCCGTCCATGTCGAGAAGGACGGCGTCAAGGTCGGCGGCACCTCGATCATGGGGCTCATGATGCTGGCGGCGAGCCCCGGCTTTTCGATTCGCGTCACCGCCAGCGGACCGGAGGCCGAGCAGGTCATCGATGCGCTGGAGCAGCTCGTTGCGTCCCGCTTCGGCGAGGAGTCCTGA
- the ahcY gene encoding adenosylhomocysteinase, producing MTGSKDYVVADISLADWGRKEIEIAETEMPGLMACREEFGKAQPLKGARITGSLHMTIQTAVLIETLKALGADIRWASCNIFSTQDHAAAAIAEAGIPVFAVKGETLEDYWVYTDRIFQWADGGTSNMILDDGGDATMYILIGARAEAGEDVLSNPGSEEEEILFAQIKKRLKASPGFFTRQKEAIRGVTEETTTGVNRLYQLQKKGLLPFPAINVNDSVTKSKFDNKYGCKESLVDGIRRGTDTMMAGKVAVVCGYGDVGKGSSASLKGAGARVKVTEVDPICALQAAMDGFEVVTLEDAAPTADIVITTTGNKDVVTIDHMRSFKDMAIVGNIGHFDNEIQVASLRNLKWTNIKPQVDMITFPDGKRMILLSEGRLLNLGNATGHPSFVMSASFTNQVLAQIELYTKPGQYENQVYVLPKHLDEKVARLHLDKLGARLTELSGEQAAYIGVTQQGPFKPEHYRY from the coding sequence ATGACGGGTAGCAAGGACTATGTGGTCGCCGACATTTCGCTTGCCGACTGGGGCCGCAAGGAGATCGAGATCGCCGAAACCGAGATGCCGGGCCTGATGGCCTGCCGCGAGGAATTCGGCAAGGCGCAGCCGCTCAAGGGCGCGCGCATCACCGGTTCGCTGCACATGACCATCCAGACCGCGGTGCTGATCGAAACGCTGAAGGCGCTCGGCGCCGATATCCGCTGGGCCTCCTGCAACATCTTCTCGACCCAGGACCATGCGGCCGCGGCAATCGCCGAGGCTGGCATTCCGGTCTTCGCCGTCAAGGGCGAGACGCTTGAGGACTACTGGGTCTACACCGACAGGATATTCCAGTGGGCCGACGGCGGCACGTCCAACATGATCCTCGATGATGGCGGCGACGCCACCATGTACATCCTGATCGGCGCGCGTGCCGAAGCCGGCGAGGACGTGCTCTCCAATCCGGGCAGTGAGGAGGAGGAAATCCTGTTTGCCCAGATCAAGAAGCGCCTGAAGGCCTCGCCCGGCTTCTTCACCAGGCAGAAGGAAGCGATCCGCGGCGTCACTGAAGAGACGACAACCGGCGTCAACCGGCTCTACCAGTTGCAGAAGAAGGGCCTGCTGCCCTTCCCGGCCATCAACGTCAACGATAGCGTGACAAAGTCGAAATTCGACAACAAGTATGGCTGCAAGGAATCGCTGGTCGACGGCATTCGCCGCGGCACCGACACGATGATGGCCGGCAAGGTCGCGGTCGTCTGCGGCTATGGCGACGTCGGCAAGGGCTCTTCGGCGTCGCTCAAGGGCGCCGGCGCCCGCGTCAAGGTCACCGAGGTCGATCCGATCTGCGCATTGCAGGCGGCGATGGACGGCTTCGAGGTGGTCACGCTCGAAGATGCCGCCCCGACGGCCGACATCGTCATCACCACAACCGGCAACAAGGACGTCGTCACCATCGACCACATGCGGTCGTTCAAGGACATGGCGATCGTCGGCAATATCGGCCACTTCGACAACGAGATTCAGGTGGCGTCGCTGCGCAATCTGAAGTGGACCAACATCAAGCCGCAGGTCGACATGATCACCTTCCCGGACGGCAAGCGGATGATCCTTTTGTCGGAAGGCCGCCTGCTCAATCTCGGCAATGCCACCGGCCATCCGAGCTTCGTCATGTCGGCGTCCTTCACCAACCAGGTGCTGGCCCAGATCGAGCTGTACACCAAGCCCGGCCAGTACGAGAACCAGGTCTATGTCCTGCCCAAGCATCTCGATGAAAAGGTCGCGCGCCTGCATCTCGACAAGCTCGGCGCCCGCCTCACCGAACTGTCGGGTGAACAGGCCGCCTATATCGGCGTGACTCAGCAGGGACCGTTCAAGCCGGAACACTACCGCTATTAA
- a CDS encoding PTS sugar transporter subunit IIA, translating to MIGLVLVTHGQLAAEFRHAVEHVVGPQDSFETVAIGADDDMEQRRSDIVDAVARVDTGAGVIVLTDMFGGTPSNLAISVMESGRTEVIAGMNLPMLIKLSSVRKGDNMTAALDEAQAAGRKYINVASQLLSSK from the coding sequence ATGATCGGACTCGTGCTTGTAACGCACGGTCAACTGGCCGCCGAGTTTCGCCATGCCGTGGAACATGTCGTGGGGCCACAAGACAGTTTCGAGACCGTCGCGATCGGCGCCGACGACGATATGGAGCAGCGCCGCAGCGACATCGTCGACGCCGTTGCCCGCGTCGACACCGGGGCGGGCGTCATCGTTTTGACCGACATGTTCGGCGGCACGCCCTCCAATCTCGCCATTTCGGTGATGGAATCCGGTCGTACCGAGGTCATTGCCGGCATGAACCTGCCGATGCTGATCAAGCTGTCCAGCGTCCGCAAGGGCGACAACATGACGGCAGCGCTGGACGAGGCGCAGGCGGCCGGCCGCAAATACATCAACGTCGCCAGCCAGCTTCTGAGCAGCAAATGA
- a CDS encoding HPr kinase/phosphorylase codes for MRGENIHGTALLIGERGVLITGPSGAGKTTLALTLLDHCRARGLFSRLIGDDRLLAVAHAGRLVCRVPATIAGLAEVPGFMPRPLPFEPGGVIDLHVRLVPKADMARFQEEISEPVAGCPVPRIDLAERNAATALPAVMARLSIAPFL; via the coding sequence GTGCGCGGTGAAAACATTCATGGCACGGCGCTGCTGATCGGCGAGCGCGGCGTCCTCATCACCGGACCGTCCGGCGCCGGCAAGACGACGCTGGCGCTGACACTCCTGGATCATTGCCGCGCGCGCGGGCTGTTTTCGCGGCTTATCGGCGACGACAGGCTGCTCGCCGTGGCCCACGCCGGGCGGCTGGTCTGTCGCGTGCCGGCGACAATCGCCGGTCTCGCCGAAGTGCCTGGGTTCATGCCGCGCCCGCTGCCGTTCGAGCCGGGTGGAGTGATCGACCTGCATGTCCGGCTGGTGCCGAAGGCAGACATGGCCCGTTTCCAGGAGGAAATCAGCGAGCCGGTGGCAGGCTGTCCGGTGCCGCGTATCGACCTTGCCGAGCGCAACGCCGCCACGGCCTTGCCGGCGGTGATGGCGCGGCTGTCGATTGCACCTTTTTTATGA
- a CDS encoding sensor histidine kinase → MRRFLGHHIFSSLTRRILFLNLAGLAVLVTGILYLNTFRDGLIDARVESLMTQGEIIAGAIAASATVETDSIRIDPEKLLEMQAGESLGPGSDQLDNLDFPINPERVAPVLRRLISPTRTRARIYDRDANLLLDSRHLYSRGQILRYDLPPVDEEEPDLLERIQKFVFDFFRNTALPVYHEQPGGNGAAFPEVVKALTGSPSTIVRISEQGEQIVSVAVPIQRFRAVLGVLMLSTEGGDIDKIVAAERKAILRVFGIAALVTAILSMLLASTIANPLRRLSAAAVRVRRGVKNREEIPDFSDRQDEIGNLSIAVRDMTNALYARIEAIESFAADVSHELKNPLTSLRSAVETLPLAKNDTSRSRLMDVIQHDVRRLDRLITDISDASRLDAELAREDAGTVDLKKFITDLIAVSRTATRNKKTVEIEFKVAKPPQGVKGYFVAGHDLRIGQVITNLIENARSFVPEERGHITISLARAGKVNIITVDDNGPGIRADNIDRIFERFYTDRPAGEAFGQNSGLGLSISRQIVEAHGGTLTAENIPGTKPGEIKGARFVVTLPAEG, encoded by the coding sequence ATGCGCCGCTTCCTCGGCCACCATATCTTTTCCAGCCTGACGCGGCGCATTCTCTTCCTCAACCTCGCCGGCCTAGCCGTCCTGGTCACCGGCATTCTCTACCTCAACACGTTTCGCGACGGGTTGATCGATGCTCGCGTCGAGAGCCTGATGACCCAGGGTGAGATCATCGCCGGCGCGATCGCGGCGTCGGCGACGGTCGAGACCGATTCGATCAGGATCGATCCGGAAAAACTGCTTGAAATGCAGGCCGGCGAAAGCCTGGGCCCCGGCTCCGATCAGCTCGACAATCTGGATTTCCCGATCAATCCGGAGCGCGTCGCGCCGGTGCTCCGGCGGTTGATTTCGCCGACGCGGACGCGCGCCCGCATCTATGACCGCGACGCCAACCTGCTGCTCGATTCCCGCCATCTCTATTCGCGCGGCCAGATCCTTCGCTACGACCTGCCGCCGGTCGACGAGGAAGAGCCCGACCTCCTGGAGCGTATCCAGAAATTCGTCTTCGATTTCTTCCGCAACACCGCGCTGCCGGTCTACCATGAACAGCCGGGCGGCAATGGCGCTGCATTTCCAGAGGTGGTCAAGGCGCTTACCGGCAGCCCGTCGACCATCGTGCGGATCTCCGAACAGGGCGAGCAGATCGTTTCGGTCGCCGTGCCGATCCAGCGCTTCCGCGCCGTCCTCGGCGTGCTGATGCTGTCGACCGAAGGCGGCGACATCGACAAGATCGTTGCGGCCGAGCGCAAGGCGATCCTGCGCGTCTTCGGCATTGCCGCCCTCGTCACCGCCATCCTGTCGATGCTGCTCGCCTCGACTATAGCCAACCCGCTGCGCCGGCTGTCGGCGGCGGCGGTCAGGGTGCGGCGCGGCGTCAAGAATCGCGAGGAAATCCCGGACTTCTCCGACCGGCAGGACGAGATCGGCAACCTGTCGATTGCCGTGCGCGACATGACCAATGCGCTCTACGCCCGCATCGAGGCGATCGAAAGTTTCGCGGCTGACGTCTCGCACGAGTTGAAGAACCCGCTGACCTCGCTGCGCAGCGCGGTGGAGACCCTGCCGCTGGCCAAGAACGACACGTCGCGCAGCCGGCTGATGGATGTCATCCAGCACGATGTCAGGCGGCTGGACCGTCTCATCACCGACATTTCCGATGCCTCCCGTCTTGACGCCGAGCTCGCGCGGGAGGACGCGGGAACAGTGGATCTGAAGAAATTCATCACCGATCTGATCGCCGTTTCGCGCACGGCCACGCGCAACAAGAAGACGGTCGAGATCGAGTTCAAGGTCGCCAAACCGCCGCAGGGCGTCAAAGGCTACTTCGTTGCCGGCCATGATCTGAGGATCGGCCAGGTCATCACCAATCTGATCGAGAATGCCCGCTCCTTCGTTCCCGAAGAGCGCGGCCACATCACTATCTCGCTGGCGCGCGCCGGCAAGGTCAACATCATCACCGTCGACGACAACGGTCCCGGAATAAGGGCCGATAACATCGACCGCATCTTCGAACGCTTCTACACCGATCGGCCGGCCGGCGAGGCGTTCGGCCAGAATTCAGGCCTTGGCCTGTCGATTAGCCGGCAGATCGTCGAAGCCCATGGCGGCACGCTGACCGCCGAGAACATCCCGGGCACCAAACCCGGCGAGATCAAGGGCGCGCGCTTCGTCGTCACGCTGCCGGCCGAAGGCTGA
- a CDS encoding PAS domain-containing sensor histidine kinase — translation MPGDNPPRAGQAVSGGRNDSAVAGSAARGGSLLWRAGIRVGTLLASSALAGSLLGPSAHAETAAAPEAGLSVGTVEVMQLAMFVGVMGAALVSAIFLIRERARTSAQNVELRARLADVNVALQRSEALLNLRDQRVVVWTSENKKPELVGTLPVESGAPEDRAAFLAFGRWLMPRSAAALENAVAGLREKAKPFDLVIESQVGAPLEVHGRKSAAHVLVRFVSLSETQRSEARLKIENQRLAADYDTLIGLLDALSMPSWLRTADGRLKWVNRAYAKAVEAANAETAVRDAKEFLGGQARDAIAAQHKSHPVFEQALSTVIEGDRRMFAVTDFAGADGSAGLACDTSAIETIRSEYERTVRSHADTLDQLNTAVAIFDTDEKLRFFNQAFQKLWGLDSGFLHSAPDNALLLDRLRSEGKIAEQPEWRRWKESLLGAYRAVESQEHWWHLPDGKTIRVVANPQPKGGVTWVFENLTEKMDLESRYQTAVRVQGETLDNLAEGVAVFGPDGRLRLSNPAFAALWGLDADAAKPNVHVSSIRDLCDRRAAGSPWGGFVAAITGFDDERRDRHGQTELNNGTVLRYAMIPLPNGQVMMTFVDVTDSVNVERALKDKNEALEKSDQLKNEFVQHVSYELRSPLTNIIGFTELLSLPSTGPLSQKQREYVEHVGSSSSVLLTIVNDILDLATVDAGIMQLDISEVHVDRTIAAAAELVADRLEEHAIRLKVDAATAPKTFHGDEIRIRQILYNLLSNAANYAPEASTITLACRSLAEGVEFSVHDDGPGMPPDVLDSVFRRFEPRANGGRRRGAGLGLSIVKSFVELHGGSVRIETGMDKGTTVICAFPDTPSGIRAAAE, via the coding sequence ATGCCGGGGGATAACCCGCCTCGCGCGGGACAGGCCGTTTCCGGCGGCCGCAACGATTCAGCTGTCGCGGGTTCCGCTGCCAGAGGCGGGAGCCTTTTATGGCGCGCCGGTATCCGTGTCGGAACGCTGCTGGCTTCTTCCGCGCTCGCCGGTTCGCTGCTTGGCCCTTCGGCACACGCAGAGACGGCTGCTGCGCCCGAAGCCGGGCTGTCGGTCGGCACGGTCGAGGTCATGCAACTCGCCATGTTTGTCGGCGTCATGGGCGCGGCACTTGTCTCAGCCATTTTCCTGATCCGCGAAAGAGCGCGCACCTCGGCGCAGAATGTCGAACTCAGAGCCCGCTTGGCCGACGTCAACGTTGCGCTGCAGCGCTCCGAGGCGCTGCTCAACCTGCGCGACCAGCGTGTCGTCGTATGGACCTCGGAAAACAAGAAACCCGAACTCGTCGGGACATTGCCGGTCGAGAGCGGCGCTCCGGAAGATCGTGCCGCCTTCCTCGCCTTCGGTCGTTGGCTGATGCCGCGCTCGGCGGCGGCGCTCGAGAATGCCGTGGCGGGACTGCGCGAAAAGGCGAAGCCGTTCGATCTCGTCATCGAATCGCAGGTTGGCGCGCCGCTCGAAGTGCATGGGCGCAAGAGCGCGGCACACGTGCTCGTGCGTTTCGTTTCGCTGTCTGAAACGCAGCGAAGCGAGGCCAGGCTGAAAATCGAGAACCAGCGCCTCGCCGCCGACTACGACACCCTGATCGGCCTTCTCGACGCGCTCAGCATGCCGTCATGGCTGCGCACGGCGGACGGGCGGCTGAAGTGGGTCAACCGCGCCTATGCGAAGGCGGTCGAAGCGGCAAACGCCGAAACGGCCGTTCGCGACGCGAAGGAATTCCTGGGCGGCCAGGCGCGCGATGCGATCGCCGCGCAGCACAAGTCGCATCCTGTCTTCGAGCAGGCGCTTTCCACCGTCATCGAAGGCGACCGGCGCATGTTCGCCGTGACCGACTTCGCCGGCGCGGACGGCTCGGCGGGGCTTGCCTGCGACACCAGCGCCATCGAAACGATCCGTAGCGAATATGAGCGGACCGTGCGCAGCCACGCCGACACGCTCGATCAGCTCAACACCGCCGTGGCGATTTTCGATACCGACGAAAAATTGCGGTTCTTCAACCAGGCGTTCCAGAAACTATGGGGTCTCGACAGCGGCTTCCTGCACAGCGCTCCGGACAACGCCTTGTTGCTCGACCGGCTGCGCAGCGAGGGCAAGATCGCCGAGCAGCCCGAATGGCGGCGCTGGAAGGAAAGCCTGCTCGGGGCGTATCGCGCGGTCGAATCGCAGGAGCATTGGTGGCATTTGCCGGACGGCAAGACCATCCGCGTCGTCGCCAATCCGCAGCCCAAGGGCGGCGTGACCTGGGTGTTCGAGAACCTGACCGAGAAGATGGATCTCGAAAGCCGCTACCAGACCGCGGTGCGGGTCCAGGGCGAGACGCTCGACAATCTTGCCGAAGGCGTGGCCGTGTTCGGCCCGGACGGAAGGCTCAGACTGTCGAATCCGGCATTCGCGGCGTTGTGGGGGCTGGACGCCGACGCCGCCAAGCCCAACGTTCACGTCTCCTCGATCCGCGATCTGTGCGACCGGCGTGCTGCCGGCAGCCCCTGGGGCGGGTTCGTTGCCGCCATCACCGGGTTCGACGATGAGCGCCGCGACCGCCACGGTCAGACCGAGCTGAACAATGGCACCGTGCTGCGTTACGCGATGATCCCGCTGCCCAACGGGCAGGTGATGATGACCTTCGTCGACGTCACCGACAGCGTCAATGTCGAGCGGGCGTTGAAGGACAAGAACGAGGCGCTGGAAAAATCCGACCAGCTCAAGAACGAATTCGTGCAGCACGTCTCCTACGAACTGCGCTCGCCGCTGACCAACATCATCGGCTTCACCGAGCTTCTTTCGCTGCCGTCGACCGGGCCATTGAGCCAGAAGCAGCGCGAATATGTCGAGCATGTCGGCTCGTCTTCCTCGGTCCTGCTCACCATCGTCAACGACATCCTCGACCTGGCGACCGTCGATGCCGGCATCATGCAGCTCGATATCTCCGAAGTTCACGTCGACCGGACCATCGCCGCCGCCGCCGAGCTGGTTGCAGACCGGCTGGAGGAACATGCGATCAGGCTCAAAGTCGACGCGGCTACCGCGCCAAAGACGTTCCACGGCGACGAAATCCGTATCCGCCAGATCCTCTACAATCTGCTGAGCAACGCCGCGAATTACGCGCCGGAGGCCAGCACCATCACGCTCGCCTGCCGCTCGCTTGCCGAAGGCGTGGAATTCTCCGTTCACGACGACGGCCCCGGCATGCCGCCGGACGTGCTCGATTCGGTGTTCCGCCGTTTCGAGCCGCGCGCCAATGGCGGCCGCCGGCGCGGCGCCGGACTCGGCCTGTCGATCGTCAAGAGTTTTGTCGAACTGCATGGCGGCAGCGTCCGCATCGAGACCGGCATGGACAAAGGCACCACCGTCATCTGTGCCTTTCCCGACACGCCATCCGGCATTCGCGCGGCGGCCGAGTAG